In Aspergillus fumigatus Af293 chromosome 6, whole genome shotgun sequence, the genomic window GCAGATAGTGAGGGATTACCAGAACGGGTATATCATGTGACTGTTGCCTAAGGCATGTATATGGTTACTCACACGGCCAAGAGACCGCAAGTTTTGCTGCTTTTGCATCCGTTCAGGCGTCTCAGTGCTGAGCTACACAAATATCTGCATCACTGTGTGTGACAATTGCCAGGGCATACATTGGCCCATACACTTCGTTCGGCGTTCCCTCTTTGTAAAGTCGTTGTCGTCAGATCTCAAACACTTCGTGTCTGGTAGGGTAACTCTATCAGAAGCGGAGTGGTTATGAGGCTGGTTGAATAATCAATTATCTACAATGACTTCAATTGATTAATACAAGGTGAGATTATTATATGCGCTTATAAGCTGGGGTCTCAGTGGCCACATATATCAAGGGCGGCATTGACTGGCGTCTACTCAAACTTATATATCCGCGGCTGTTGAGTTCACTTGCACAAATATCGCCTCAGCCTGAATATAAGCCACCATGGTAGCCTTACAAAATGCATTGGCATATCATGAGCCAGGGATCAAAACTATTCTGATCCAAACTAGCTTTCTGCTTGCCCTCAACTGGGTGAACACCCTACTTGATAAGCTGATCTACTGCGGGCTTATTGGGCAGCTTCTCATTGGGATTGCATGGGGAGTTCCCGGAGCCAACTGGCTAGAACTGGACGTTCAGAAAACCATTCAGCAGTTGGGATATCTCGGGTTGCTTCTCTTGGTGTACGAGGGTAAGTTGATTGCAGAAGCACCAGCCGATACCGTTATTTTTGACGAGATTGTTTCAACAGGTGGCCTTTCAACATCATTCTCCCAATTGAAATCAAACATTGGTCTGTCCTCCATGGTGGCGATCACCGGGATAGCTGTGCCTATGGCATTATCCTTCATCCTGATGAGCTTACTATCAGCGACTCCTCTTCAAGCATTTGCCGCCGGTGCGTCCCTCTGCTCAACCAGTATCGGAACCACATTCACCATCCTGTCCACGACGGGATTGGCAAAGACCAGGTTGGGTATCGTCCTGGGCAGCGCAGCGATGATGGACGATGTCGCAGGCTTGGTGATGGTTCAAATCATCTCGAGTCTGGGTAGTGCGAATCAAGAATCGTCCTTCGACCCGGTGGTCGTGATCAGACCCATCTTTGTTGCCGTTGGGTTTGCTTTggggcttcttctcatttgGCGGTTTGTCGTTGTGGCGGTCGTACGGAAATATCAGGCGCACGCGATTCGAATTCCTGGCTGGATGAGGTCTCTGAATGTCGCATTGGTTATCTACATGCTCTATCTCATTGGACTGGTCACCAGCGCACAGTACGCAGGCACGTCGGGACTCTTCGCTGCATATCTGGCTGGGGCTAGCATTTCCTGGCTTGACGAGATGATGGCCACTGGTGAAAAACAGCCAAAGACCGAGATCCCAGCCAATGACCAGCGTAAACATCGACCGGGGAGCATTGAAATGCAAACTCGCCTCACTCGCGACGCAAATCATACGCAAAGAAGTCACAGAGAAACCGAGTCCACCGCCCATACGGTAACCACTGTGCATTCCAAGCGACCAACTGGAGAACTTACGTTCGAAACTTTCTGCAAAGAGCCCCTCAAGCGGATTTTGAGCCCACTATTTTTTGTAAGTTGCCATTGTCAGTGACACCTCACCTGTCAGAATTCCGCTCTGACTCGCCCTCTAGGCTTCGATAGGGTTCTCCATTCCAATCACGAAAATGTTTGAAGGGAGGGTAGTATGGCGAGGCGTCGTCTACACTCTTCTCATGGCCTTTGGCAAGCTAGTGACCGGATTATTGCTGATGCGGCTGACTTTACGCGGATCAAAGCTGTTGaacaaggcgaagaaggttTTACTCGGGTTTGCCACTGTGAGAGCGGCCAAGTCATGCAAGACCAAACCTCAGCTGGACAGTGACTGCTCACGCGCCCCAGCGCAAGGAGAGATACAAAGCGATGGAccaaagagagaagaaagcCAACTTCCCGAATCAGACTCGCGCACGCAGGACTCTCAATTTCCAGCGGCAACAGCGGTAAATGACTCACCACAAGAAGGCCTTTGTCCTCCTGTAGCACGACTCAGCAGCTCACGGCTTCCTCTCAGGCCCCGCTCGTTGTATCCGGCGTCGATTCTGGGTTTGGCTATGGTGGCGCGAGGCGAGATTGGCTACCTCATCGCATCACTGGCCGAGGCGGATGggatcttcttccctcaTTCGTCCTCATCTCCCAGAACCGATAGCCAAGAGGTAGCCTCTGAGATCTATCTGGTGGTCATCTGGGCCATCACCCTCTGCACTTTCATTGGGCCCCTTTGTGTCGGGTTTTTAGTGAAGAGGGTAAAAACCCTCCAGAGACTTCGAACCCAATCTGGCGGCGAAGACCCTCTAGGCGCATGGGGCGTCTCTTGAGGATGTCGCGTAGTGCCCTGTACAAGTATTCCCAAATAGGGCGAAGAccccccaccaccacctccaaaaaaaaaaaaaaaaaaaaaaaaaaaaaaaaaaggggagAAAATGAGTCACTTAGCCAGCAACCCTTCGATATGGACAGAACGGTTCTTTCTGCTCCAAGATTGCCGGCCCTTGGGACCTTGACTTCAGAAGCTTCAGAGTACACTGACAGGATGTATCTCTTCCTACCGATGATTCCTCCAGCCTATACCGAAAAGGCAAGGAGTAACAGAATACGAGCTGAAAAACGAAGTTTGGGAAATGGCGTCAGGGAAGACAAGATCATTCAGCCAATTTCCTTTGTGTAACACCAAGATCATTGTCTTGTCTGCTCAATCCTAGAAATAGCATATGGAACAAGTCCACCCAACTCAAACCGCTTGGGATGAGCCCATGCCAACGGTTTCATTGAACATGACTCGCTAGTCGACACAACGTACTCCCTAGTGTTGGCCATTCTGAGCGACGCGGATCGTTACTGGGATTAGCAGCGACCAAGGCATGCCACAGCCGTTGGCTATCGTGGGGTCGAGGCCTTGAAAGGTTGTACCTGGAGGCTTCGTGGCTTGCCTGAACACTGGGGATAGTCCGCAGACTCCGCAGTTCGTACAGGGTTCATCCGGTGTTGTCGATCTTGGCTCAAGTTTAGACAGCTTGTTTCACGTCTCACATCAGGGTGGAgttgctgctgaagatggatgTGGTGCAAGGGGCTTAAACAAAACGAGTTGCGCCGGCaacgagaaggaaaaagcaattATTTGAGATAGTTTCAGTCCAGAGTGGTGAAACACCCAAAAATGGACCAATCTGAGCAAGATCTGCGTGTCTAGGCGTGGGCTTCGCCAATTCTTCCTGTTTTTAGTCCCGACTGGGTAGTATCACCTGGCAAATGATGATAATAACGGCCTTTGCTTTCATATGATGTCCGAAAGGTGACCTGTCATGCTTTTCAGCAAGGGAGAATGAACAATTCTCCCCTGCAACCATGTGCTCTGCAGTCTGCCGTCAGCACAGGCCTCCAGTGAGGCTCGGCTCTGTCTCATACTATACTTGCGAAATGGAGAATGACATAGTCAAACCCCTAGGACGGTAGGACTCCCTGTCGTCAGTGCACTTCACAGGCCCCACTATTGAATAGCCTTCTGAGCCTGGGTATATGCGCTGCGCTTGACGTAGAAAGTTGTTAAAAATAAGTCAGATTTCTGGCCTTGGCTTGCGCAAAGTCAGTGATCTCCCGACAAGGTTCCTGCGGCGTTGAACTGGGCAACTATGGGCCTTGAGGAGAGTGATCTCACTCCAGCGCGTCTTGATTTCATTCAACGCTACGATACTGTATACATAACGCCTTATGAGCAATTGTGAACTGCTCTCAAGTCGCAAAATCTCCAGGTTTGGACTGGGACGCAATATGGAGCACGGAGTAGTCGCTCGTAGTCGTAGCTGTCGTTAATTTTCTGCCCAATTCGCGAAGGGATAACTTCTCGGCATGCTAATTAAGACCTCACAGTCAACGCAAATCTCCCAATACTGGTGAAGTTAATCCCTGGCGAAGCGAGGCTGGAAAGCTGCCTGAATTGCATCAAGATTGTAGTCAAAAAGCTACCCAACACCACGGATTTCGCTTCATAGGCTCGTCCGTCCACCCCAGGCAACGCCGAAATCCTGTCCTCAAAGCCTCGTACCTCTGCGTAAGACTAAGACTGGACGCACCCGACACTTTGGTAACAACCGGTGCCAAGAGTGCGCTCAGTCCACGGCCAGCGTCCAATCAAGACGTACTGAGATGTGGAGGGCTTCGCATATCCCAACCCTGACAACGGCTAAGATTGGGATTGACGCTGTGAAATCTCAGCTATCTCCTGAGTCCTTGAGACCTGTCGTAAAAAGGTCTTTTTCGTCCCCGATCTTGAACGACCCAGCCCCTAATCAGCAGGAAGTCACGGGGCGTCGATGCATAATTgctttttccccctttctgCACCTCGTCTGTTTCCATATGTCATGCGCATCCCGCTCCCTCAACGATAATGCTCCTGGCAGGATGATCAATTAGGCGAGGTTTCGTGTTCTATTTttcaccttttttttttctcggCCCAAATCATATTACTCTCAGTCTGAAATTAAAGGAGCATAGCTGAACTCTATTTTGGGCGTCAGTATGTCTGAAGTACGACGACCCAAGCATGTGGATTGTTGTCACACACCCGTAGCAGATTCGCCAATGATTTCCAAGGAAAAGCCCAAATCCATGCCAGATTCGGTAGGTATGAAGAATCAAAGGTGTTTATCCAGCACATGGCATCATGTTACAGAAGACCGGCCAGGAATGTAAACGGCCGATGACTGCACAGGGAATTTGACACTCGCAGCCGTTAGAACAGCACGAGAAGAAGCACAGGCTGCATGCTAACCTGCATATGCACATAGCTTAACACACAAACGATGCACTTCTTACATCGCTCCGTGAATCATCACCTCAGGAACGTTGATTATGGGGGCTGTTCGCTGATCACCACTCAATGAGGAAGTGAGCAAGCAAGGAGGTGACCgaggaaaaaggaaatatACAGCCATAAAAGCATGGGAGTTGCTCGGATGGGATGCTGAACGGCCGGTTGTGCCAGTCAAATTCCTGCTTCAGATCTCTTTGAGGCTGTGGGTTGATCGTCCATACCAGCAACCACGTTTGTCCACGCGAACAACGCCTGTCTGGAGCTCAAACCGATCGTTCCTCGCAACGGCTCGCCCTCGATCTCGACTCCCTATCCAAGCTTGCCAATAACGCCACTATATTGGATGTGCTGCACAGATTATGACAGGGTGCATGACTGCATTGGCAGCTGAATGGCTGCCAAGAAAGTTGCATGCCATCGGCCATGTTACTGGTCTAAGGTCTGAACTTGTGACAGAAAACCTGTGTTTCAGCCTACTTTTCGTCCAATCATGAACACTGTCCACCTCCAACATCCGAGGAGAATGGTTCGAGtcaaaaaaaagaaaaaagaaagtaataCCTGTAAGATCCAGTAGCTTACCAGGGGGGCGGGCCCATAGGGCACTGCTCGGCCAATCTTCCCGACGTAAGCCACGTCCGCTTATCAGAATCTCCCTCCCTGGAAGTCGATCCGGTCGTAAATGAACTCCTGTTCGAGAGACACAAACTAGACCATTAGGTGACGAGATCCAACTCCACTTCGAGGCCATCCCTTGGCCCATGCCCAGTCAGTACCTACAGCTGGTGGACGGCTCTTGGCGATCAAGgcatttgatgatgatccttCGTGAACTCTGCGTCGAGACGAGAATAGGGTGTCCAGTAGCCACGGAATTACATCCGCTTTGCTCTTGACTTTACGATTGCTGGGCGGTTTGCTGATGCAGAGCCGTTCTCGGCAGCCCATGCGACGAAACAGACTGGTGAATGTCACTAAGCCCATGCCGATGTCATCGTCCATATTGTCTCTCAGGCTGAGGATCTCGATCATTCCGGTCCCTACCTCGATGCCATTCCTTTTTCTGGCCCCGTTCAAACTTACCCTTGTGATTCACTGGCACCCTTGAGACTGTAAAGCGGGTCATCTATTTTTGtattccatcatcaaaattCCCTGACTGTTCCATCTGCTCCGGTGATCATCCTTGGGTATTTAGAGGAGGGATATGCCTGTCTCGCTGTTACTCACCAGTCTTCATATCCAAGAAACATAGAAGTAGAACAAGAAGCGACTTCACCGGTTATCATTGCAGTGACCATCGCACAATCCACATCTTGAAAACACCATATCCCGAGTGTATATCGTCAGCCTGTCCTCCTGCCCACACTTCCACAACTTGATAAATTATCTCACCTCACCCTCTTGTCCGAAACCACTTCAACTTCCCAGCATTTCTACTTAAAGGCGAACAAAAACCTCATATTGACAatgccttctccagcaaagTCCACAAAGTAAGCCCCAATCATGTGCACCCATCTTCGCCACAGAGAGCTGATGCGTGTCTTCATTCAGGATGACCAACGGCGAGAGCAGCGGCCTCAGTGCCGGGAAGTTGAGCCATGTTCCAGACGCGAGCAACGGTGTTGTCGACCGATTCTCACAGTCAGCTTTTGCTGATGAGCCTTACTTCGCTCGTGCACGCATGCAAGATCGGTCAGCTCACGTATCACGCTTGAGCAGTCAACTGGACGCAACCGAAGAAATATTGCggaaatgaagatggaaactTCACGTGCATACCTTCTCACTCCAGGATTGGGGGAATGGCGGGACCGAGAAAAATAATTCATCCAAAATTGACAGAATGATGTTCTATATACAGAGTCTATGATTGTCTTATTAGCGTACATTTCATCAAGCCTGGGCTCCGAGCTCAAAGgtgtttttcttttcttgtctttTCCCTGATGTTTTATCGTCGACCAAGTTGAATAGACCTCTGTCATTGCAAGAGCTCCAGTATCCGTTGTGCTACCTTGTCGTATAATGTGCTGGGAAACTCATGGCCTGCGTTGTAGAACTCAAAATCAACATTTCCCTGGAGGGCCAACGTGGCATCGGGTACAATCTCATCCTTCACGATAATGGCATCATGGATGCCGCACATGATGAGGACTTTGTCACTTGGAAGACCATTTGTCAGTTGTTCTTCCGTTGAAAGTTGCTTCTGTGCTGCCAGGTGCTTGCCAAGGCGCGTCCAGGTGTCCCACTGTCGCTGCTTCAGGATCGGGCCAAAGCGCATACTAGACATAAAAGCATGAACAAATCCGGCATGGTTGTTCACCTGCCAAGAAACGGCATTGGGAACCGAGACATGCGGATAGGCCCGAGACAATACCTGCATATTGCCCACGGTTTGTGAGGGAAGCTCCTCAGTGAGGGCATCCGCAGCGTTCAGTTTTTCATTCTTTGGTTTTGGGGTAGTCAAGGGCCCAGCGCGGAGGCGGCGACCAACAAGGAAACCGAGTACGCGCTCTGGAACCAGACCACGCGAATAGAGAAGTCGGGACTGAAGGCTGATTTGGGAGTCGCGGATCAACCCTGCTGGGGCCAATAACACCAATCCGGAGAGTAGATTAGGGAAGTACGATGCGAATGCCGCTGCAATACCACCGCCCAAGGAGTAACCGACCAGACAGAATTTCCCAGAGCCAGCTCCCGTCCAGGAGACAGGAGAGGAGCTTAGAGCGAGGAAAATCTGAGTAGCAAAAAGTCGATCATCTTGAGGAGCGTCAGATGGACAGTCCGAGTAACCTCTTCCGAAACTGGAAGGCAACCTCTCAGCAAAGACTCCCAAAATTTATTCGATGAATAGAAAAACAACATACAGATCAAAAAGCATCACTCGGCAGCCCTGATCGGCTAAAGCATGTGCCAATCCGCCCAGAGCAATGCAAGGTGTGGTGATTCCATGGACAAATAATACTTTAGGCCCGTCCTCTGGACCCCATTCATACACTCTCATGGAGCCATACGGCGAGGCTACATCCCGCGCACCAGGGAGCACATCATTTGGCAGAGGGAGTTGGCGCTTCTCCGCATCGGACAGAGTTGAAATCGCTGTACGGGGCGAAGGGAGAATGGTACCTTCAGGATGCTGTTCGGAGAGAAACGaacggaaaagaaaagcgaGAGTCACCGAAGCCCCAGTCAGAGCTAGTAGGTGAAGATGAATCTGTGGGCCGTTGAAAGAATTAGAGGCTCTTTCAACTGCGTGGGCGTACCAAGCCATGGCCGATTGGTTCAAACTCTTGGTCCCCTCGAAATCTGGGTCTGCTCTCTTAGACTGTTCGAGGGCCTCTATAGCTTGATCTTGGTTGCCGGACTGTTTCTAGCCAAATACTAATGAAGCAATGACCTAAAAGTGACGCGACGACAAGCAGTGTAATCCATTAAAGACGCTTGAacagggaaagaagagaaaccGAGGTCCTTCGGAGATGTTGGGAGTAGAGATGGATGCCTGGATGCCTTATCTTATCAGTTAATGGGAAAGAGCCAACTGATAAGGCATCAAATCATCAGGGTGATCAGGCATCAAGTGACTTAAGCGTTCTTTGGCCTAGGAAGCAAATCATCTCGAGCTCATATCTATATCACCATTTTGATTCATGATGCGACTGTACAGCGATAGATCTTGGCTGAATAATTCTCAAGCTTATACTGTTCACCAATATTCCTAATCAAAGAGTTATAGCAGTGAGCTGAACAATCCGAGGCACTACTATATGACTGAGATTCGAATTCATAGAAAAGCTGAGAATTCAGCTGCTAGACCTAAACTTGGACAGCTCTTTCTAGGATTGACTAAATACTTTGAAGCGTACAGTTGCAATTGATCCACGCTAATGAGCATATGCACCCCTCAAGTGGATTGATTGCCAGAAATATGTCGGCATATCTTCGAACTGAACACGCATGAACTCAATCAACTACTTGTTATCAAGAGTCGGACTTGCGCAGTCCCCGATGACAATAACCACGCAGAGATGCCATACAAACAGACAGCACAGGCGATGAGCACAACAGGCTCATTCATGCTCTCATTTTTCATGCGGTCAACAGTGGGGAGTCGAGAATCTGTCACTTGGCCTAGCGAGCTTTAGAGTCAGCTTTGGACTAAACTTGGATGTCTAGAGTCTGGCGGTGTTCAAGACAAGAGAGAATTTCCTCATCCGAAAACGACCCTATAGAGAGCTCAGGCGATAATTCCAGATCCAGCTGCTGGCTCTCGCTCTTGCTTAAACCCATATCCTCCTAGCAATATTTTGTGGAGAAATTTCGGCGGTTTGACTTGTCGATTCACAGGACGAGAGACGTTCCCGGCTAAATCGCGATTCGAGCCCTTGTACATATGTGCAGGCTCCACCAGGTGCGGCGCCGAGAATTGGTTTGCAGGGGTACACACCTCGTTTTCTGAGTTCCTCTGATAGCAATCTCACTGTTCCACCCGATGTTTGCATTGCCAGATCTCTATTAATGACCACAACAAGTTTGATCAGGCTTCTGTGGGTTGCGGATGGTGAACCCTGACTCAGGATGTCCTTACATCACCCGTAGCGATAAGGTGAATTCGAATAGTCTCTGCGATTGCGTGTGCACTGAAAGGACAGCTTTCGACGCTCTGTCGATTCCTCTCAGTAGCCGGCCTTAGTCTGTATGGATCTCGCAGTTGGATTCCCGGACGCCCGAGGTAACAGCCATTGACCatggcttttcttcatttggTCTATGTGCTAAAACAGGAATATATCCTCGACAATTTTTCTCTTGGCAAGTAGATGGGCTTTTCTTTGGCAGTCGATGCAGAATTCTGCCTGAAGGCGCACCCCACACCATCCAAAGGCGAACATCCGAAACCAAGTGTGCCGGCACTATCATCAAAAGCGAATTGCTATTGATGGGATTCGATCCCCGCATTCCGGTGATCGACATGGCTTCAGGACCCTCCGATAATTAATCAATGCTTCATATCAGGCCACAGATGATTTGAATGGAGCCGACGCCCAATAACGCCACAGTCTGCCAGATCCTGCCACCGCGTCATCTCTCGTAGCGCTTAAAATCGACGTCGCAGCATCCGAATCTTCAAATCAAGTCTCTGGGAGCCGTTTCAGAAATCAGCCTTCGTGCAGTATGTACCTTTAGCCCTTTACCGGCCCAAATTCTCACTCCAAGGCAACCGGAAAAATCTGGTTTGCACATCGTGCCTAAACGGTAAACAGAGTATTTCCTTGCAATCCTTCGGTTGAGAAGCCCCTCGTGCATGTCTCAGTACACGCTGGGATGTTGACGTATCCCCTTTTAGATGAGGCGCTGTCAACCGAATTGACCCGTGGTTTCGAGTTGAATGATAATATACCAGTCTGGCTCCGGGGATCGACATCCTCGCTGAGTAGCATCACGAAAACACCCGGCCAGGGCTTGAATTGGCTCTACACTTGTTCGTCTAATCTTCCACTCGGCTGCGGGGGGACTTACAACCTAGTGCGGAAAGACTGCATGAAAACCCATCCCTTGCCATCTTGAGAGCATACCCCCAGGGGGAGTCGTTTCGGCCGCCTCCCTAAGATGTTGCCTCGCCGACATACATTTCCTTATCAGACAAAATGGTCCTGTAAGCTGAAAATAGTTGCGTAACTGCATGTGGTCCTCTCGCCCGTCATCTTTCTGGGGACCCTTGTCGACGGGATTGTCGTGAACATGCAGAAACCTGCTATGGCCCAAGGTAGCAGTGATATTACTCCTAGCAAAAGTAGCTCGGAGCTTTCTCCGCTACTGGACAAATGAAACGCAAATTTCACTCGTGTCTCTGTGATGGACACGGAACTTTCGGGATTCTGTTAGTCGAACGACTTACTGTGCGGAGCACTAAGTCCATGAGATCTCAAGGTCCACCCCCGGACATAGCTTGCTGTCCTTGTGACATTCATTGCCTGCATGGCTAACCCCTATAATCTTAGACAAACATCGCTCTCCTATCTTGAAACAGGTAAATGCGACGGAC contains:
- a CDS encoding cation:proton antiporter — encoded protein: MVALQNALAYHEPGIKTILIQTSFLLALNWVNTLLDKLIYCGLIGQLLIGIAWGVPGANWLELDVQKTIQQLGYLGLLLLVYEGGLSTSFSQLKSNIGLSSMVAITGIAVPMALSFILMSLLSATPLQAFAAGASLCSTSIGTTFTILSTTGLAKTRLGIVLGSAAMMDDVAGLVMVQIISSLGSANQESSFDPVVVIRPIFVAVGFALGLLLIWRFVVVAVVRKYQAHAIRIPGWMRSLNVALVIYMLYLIGLVTSAQYAGTSGLFAAYLAGASISWLDEMMATGEKQPKTEIPANDQRKHRPGSIEMQTRLTRDANHTQRSHRETESTAHTVTTVHSKRPTGELTFETFCKEPLKRILSPLFFASIGFSIPITKMFEGRVVWRGVVYTLLMAFGKLVTGLLLMRLTLRGSKLLNKAKKVLLGFATVRAAKSCKTKPQLDSDCSRAPAQGEIQSDGPKREESQLPESDSRTQDSQFPAATAVNDSPQEGLCPPVARLSSSRLPLRPRSLYPASILGLAMVARGEIGYLIASLAEADGIFFPHSSSSPRTDSQEVASEIYLVVIWAITLCTFIGPLCVGFLVKRVKTLQRLRTQSGGEDPLGAWGVS
- a CDS encoding alpha/beta hydrolase; the protein is MAWYAHAVERASNSFNGPQIHLHLLALTGASVTLAFLFRSFLSEQHPEGTILPSPRTAISTLSDAEKRQLPLPNDVLPGARDVASPYGSMRVYEWGPEDGPKVLFVHGITTPCIALGGLAHALADQGCRVMLFDLFGRGYSDCPSDAPQDDRLFATQIFLALSSSPVSWTGAGSGKFCLVGYSLGGGIAAAFASYFPNLLSGLVLLAPAGLIRDSQISLQSRLLYSRGLVPERVLGFLVGRRLRAGPLTTPKPKNEKLNAADALTEELPSQTVGNMQVLSRAYPHVSVPNAVSWQVNNHAGFVHAFMSSMRFGPILKQRQWDTWTRLGKHLAAQKQLSTEEQLTNGLPSDKVLIMCGIHDAIIVKDEIVPDATLALQGNVDFEFYNAGHEFPSTLYDKVAQRILELLQ